The Meleagris gallopavo isolate NT-WF06-2002-E0010 breed Aviagen turkey brand Nicholas breeding stock chromosome 25, Turkey_5.1, whole genome shotgun sequence genomic interval CTCTGCCTCGGGGCGCGATGACTCACGGCAATTTGCCTTTTAAGGGCGGGCTCAGCGGggaggaagcagaggaggaggaggccgCTCCTTCAGCCTCGCTGACTCCTCCCGCTCTCGCTCGGGGCTCCGACGCTCAGCCAAAAGCGAATCGAGGCGGCGAAGCTCAGCAGAGGCTCCGACGGCTCCCGGCCCCACTCCTCGCCCCGACGTCTCGTCCCGCGCCCGTCCGCCTTCAGCCATGGCAAGAAACCACCAAGTGCAGAAAGCCAAGCTGGCCGAGCAGGCCGAGCGCTACGAGGACATGGCGGACTTCATGAAGGCGGTGGTGGAGCACGGTGACGAGCTGTCCAACGAGGAGCGCAACCTCCTCTCCGTCGCCTACAAGAACGTGGTGGGCTGCCAGCGCTCGGCCTGGAGGGTCATCTCCAGCATCGAGCACAAAACCGAGGAGGGCGACGACAAAGCGCAGCTGGTGAACGAATACAGGGAGAAGGTGGAAGAGGAGCTGAAGGGCGTCTGCAACGTGGTGCTGGGCTTGCTGGAGAAGCACCTCATCAAGAAGGCCAGCGACGCCGAGAGCAAAGTGTTCTACCTGAAGATGAAGGGAGACTATTTCCGATACCTGGCCGAGGTGGCCGCCGGCAACGACCGCAAGGAGACGATCGACAGCGCCCAGAAGGCGTACCAAGAGGCCATGGACATCAGCAAAAAGGAGATGCAGCCCACGAACCCCATCCGCCTGGGGTTGGCCCTCAACTTCTCCGTCTTCCACTACGAGATCGCCAACGCCCCCGAGCAGGCCATCTCGCTGGCCAAGACCACCTTCGACGAGGCCATGGGGGACCTGCACACGCTCAGCGAAGACTCCTACAAGGACAGCACCCTCATCATGCAGCTGCTCAGGGACAACCTGACGCTATGGACAGCCGAGTGCGCGGGCGAAGACGGCGGCGAGGCTGGTGAAGAGCCCAAGAACTGAACGGCCCCCACCAGCTGGGGTCCGTCCCCCacctccttccccctcctccccctcccagactccccctcctctccttcccGAAACCCTtggtgtgttttccttttttttctttttttttttgaaggggTGGGGAAGGAATTTCGCTCCCCCCACCCTCACCCCCCTCCAGTTCTGGGAGTGGGGTCCATATGTTTGCCCTTTGGCAGGGCCTCCcctttccctctctcccccATGTTCTTGTCATGCTCCCCCCATCCCTTTAGCATTTTGGTTGGGAGATACCCCAGCGTGGCTTAGGGGGGCCCTAACCCACTGTCTTGGGGGGCTGAAGCCACGCCACTGGTCCcttgggggcagtgggaggaggTGATGGGACGGGATggggaaaaaggggaggggggtCCGATGTGCCCCCCACCCGGTTGGAGGATCGCGAATTGCCAAAGCCTCTGTGCGGCTCCAATAAACCATCTCGTGCACGCCTGCCTCTGTGGTCGCCTCATCTCTCCTCCCGTGCACATGCCCAGGCAGCTCCTGAAGCTCCCAGCGCCGGTCCCGTTGCATGCCACGCCGTGCTGGGGAGCACTCAGGGCTCCCAAAGCACCGGtctggctgcctgcagcccctcccagccctgccgTGCTGCCGTGGGGTGTGGGGGTACTCAGCGAGCCCAGACCTCAGGGACAGGTCCCAGAAAGGGCTTTCCAGGTGGGCATTCCAGGTGGGTTTCTCCATAGGGAGAGAGTGTCCCAGGTCTCCAACCCTGCAGTTGTGTGTCCCCATTcccatggtgtccccatccctgcactgTTCCCATTCTTGTACTGTCCTCACCTCCATGATGTTCCCATGGTGTCCCCACCCCCATGGTATTTCCATCCCCATGGTGCTCCCATTCCCATGGTGTCCCCAAACCCATGGTGTCTCCACCCCTATGGTATTTCCATCCCCATGGTGTTCCCATTCCCACTGAGTTTCCATCCCCATGATGCCCCTATTCCATAGTTTCCCCGTCCTCATAGTGCCCCTATCCTCATGGTGTTCCCACCCTCATGGTCTTCCCATCCCCATGGTGTTCCCATTCCCACGATGTCCCCATCCCTACAATGTTCCCATCCCCACAttgtccctatggtgtccccaCCTTCATGATGTCTCCatccccatggtgtccccaccCAATCCACACAACCCACAGTATCCCAAACCCCATTAATGGGGCTCTGTGCAGACAAGGGGACGTTTCAGGAGATGTTTCAACCCCTACAACACTGACGTGGAGCTGTCACAGGGGAGGTGACAGCATCCCACCAAGGTGAGGACATCCCCGTGGAGGTGCAGATGTGCCAGCACAGGAGAAAGCTCAGCACTTCTGGCCCTGGCGCTCAGCCACAGCAAAGGGCGCAGCTCTCAAAGCGCGAGTTTCAACACGAACAGTTAATTACACTGAAATCCAGTCCCGGCAGCCTGGGCCGTGAGCTCATCAGAtggagagcagcagggctgggccgTGGTGGGGAGGACCTGGCTTTGATGGGAAATGGGGTGGCAGGAGGAAGCGGCGTGACTCAGGGTGTGCCGGTTCAGTGGGGTCTTTgcttggggacattggggacattgcGCCGAGCTGCATTTTGGCACGGTCAAATGTTGGGtttggggaaactgaggcacgacCCTGGGGTGGGGAGAATGGGGCCGTGGGAATGCTCTGGCCGTGGGAGGATGCGCGGAGCAGAACCTGCTcacccagccccacatcccGTGGCAGAGCCGGCTTAGTGCCTGCGAGGCAACGCTGGGAGCCCCCAACCCAGAGCTGAGGAGAGAACGTGGGGttgaggatggggatggggttggggtcCATTGGTGCCATCGGTTCCCTTTGAAGGGAAAATGAGGGGCTTCCGTGGTTGGCCTCTGTCCTGCTCAGGACGCACCCACCCCTCCTTGGAGCTGCTCCCAGGCTCATTGGGCAGTGCAGGGCCGGCAGACGTGCAGGGTGACCCGCAGGCACCCTCTGGCCCTGACCCCACGggctggggacacagggagggATGGCAGGCAGTGAGCGATGATAACCATGCCCCAAATTGCAGTGTGATTGGGGCcgtgctgctccccagcctcCCAGACAGCCCGTAGGCTTTTTGGGACTAGGAGGGATCCCTGACACCCACAAGGGCTCCCCATCCTTATCTTCCCACAGTAGgaacagagcagggctgtgcacgTGGATTTTAGGGTttttgagcagcagcagcacaatggGACTCAGGTGCCCATGCCCAGGGAGTGTCCCCAACTCAGAGCCACTCTAGGGCTGGGGACAGGTGGTGGGCACTGGAagcaggtcccagcacagccccacacccaGTGGCTAGTGGCCATGGCTTTATGGCTATTGGAATAGATCTCTGCTGCTTCGTTGGCACTGCTTGCACAACCTAAGCAGAACAGACAGGCAGCAGGACACACAGCCAGGCTTGTTCTTTGTCCCCAGGCTGGGTGACAGAGGCTGAGCCCCATCCCAAGGGCTGCTGGCCACAGCAGGGCAGCTTTTGGGGTGCCCAAGGTGAGTGCTGCCCTGATGGGGAATTCACTGAACCCAAGATCAGTGGAAGGCAGCCAGGCTGGTGGTGGGCTTTGCAGTGATTGGGGGTAGATGCTTGGGATGGCTGCAGTGCCTGGAAGGATACTTCTGTCCCACTTcctctgtgtttgtgtgtctgtCCACACACAGAGAATAGCACAAGGCTGAGGCAGTGCAGGGATGGTGCCCATCCCAGCCTGGGGGACTCTGAAACCAGTCGGTGTTGGTCCCAGCCCCACACTCCTGGGCTGCTGTTGGGATCAGCTCACTCCAAGCGCACTGCTTTGAAGTAAGCCAGTCCTGGGCACTGGAACCCATtcttgggggggggaggggaggaggctGTGCTGTAGGGTAGGGAGATGGAGCTGCACATCCCTCCACAGAGCTGTGAGCAAAGCTTCGTGGTCTCCAACCACTCCCCACCTCCAAACATTCCCCATCCCCAACCATTCCCCACTCACAACCATTCCATTCCCCATCCCCAACCATTCCCAACCCCCAACCCCACAGAACACAGAGCTGGGGGTGGGGGCAGGAGGGACCACACGGGCTGGGAGCCAGGACCCCAGGGCCAGGCCCGCACCGTGCTGACGAATCCTGGCCCCGTGCCCAATGCTTGCTCAACGGGAGCGACGGGAGCCAGGCTGTCACCTCCTCAGCCCCCGGGATCCGTCCCCTCCCGGCATGGGGATGTGCAGGAGAAGGACCCGGTTTGTGGGACACGGCAGCGCTCCCCTCGGGGCTCAGAGCTCTTTGATTTTCCATCTTCCCCAccgcagggctggggctgcaggtgcTGCATGGGTAGAACCAGCAGAAGCCGAGTGGTATAAAAGCATTGGCAGCTTGTGGGTGACTCTGGCTTGACCCAACAGCACCCTTTTAAGCCACCAAATCTCTCAGAGCCGTGAAAAATCAGCCATAAATCGGCTTACTTTTTTATGAGCACATCATCTGTCCCTTTTGCATCAGATGTGGGGCTCAGAGATCGGGCTGGAAACCCACATCAGCAAGGCATGAGGACGGAGTTTCAGCTCCCACTCTGGTCAGGTTGGCTCCCAGCCCAACTTCCAGCTGGAGAAGGACCTGCACAGTTTCCAGGTAGAGGAACACAGCGCTGCAAACAGCCCTGCTGTGACGTTCCCACCAGAGGGTTTTTAGCCCCAGGCTTTGCAGCACTCGGTTTTATTTATTCAGGTTCAGCAAACTCCCAAGATGAAAGCGAGACAAAGTGTTTTATTAAGAAAGAGTCcatcattatttaaaaaaagaaaacaaccatcTCTCTGTCCTCCTTGAGACAGACTGGAGGCTTCCTAGCCCGGATAAACCCGACTACGAGGGCCACGTACACCTCCTCCTATGAAGTAAACCAAGAACTCACGTCTCAAGTCTCACTAGAGAAGAAAcaagctgatttttctttccccagatcCACCTTGGGCACACTGGGA includes:
- the SFN gene encoding 14-3-3 protein sigma, with translation MARNHQVQKAKLAEQAERYEDMADFMKAVVEHGDELSNEERNLLSVAYKNVVGCQRSAWRVISSIEHKTEEGDDKAQLVNEYREKVEEELKGVCNVVLGLLEKHLIKKASDAESKVFYLKMKGDYFRYLAEVAAGNDRKETIDSAQKAYQEAMDISKKEMQPTNPIRLGLALNFSVFHYEIANAPEQAISLAKTTFDEAMGDLHTLSEDSYKDSTLIMQLLRDNLTLWTAECAGEDGGEAGEEPKN